Proteins co-encoded in one Balearica regulorum gibbericeps isolate bBalReg1 chromosome 16, bBalReg1.pri, whole genome shotgun sequence genomic window:
- the ZNF335 gene encoding zinc finger protein 335 isoform X4, whose amino-acid sequence MEENAVESSSDAAPQAAREEPSESGLGVGTSEAVSADSSDAASTPGPLSRADDSGVGQSSDSSGVSLVSESSSSTDAIPRIYLPDSSSIAQSTLVSSVSTVSQSIMVSESPQVLVHSSVITDGATIVSDSTASTSSDLGSAIDKIIESTIGPDIIQSCIAVTSAEDGGAETTQYLILQGPDDGAPMVSQMATSALANSLAIEAVADGPTSTCLDQPGPSDPSEQLEVLELPAQPDQAREVDGGEELDQPDMETLEEMMEVVVVQQFKCKMCQYKSVSKKTLINHMKERHFQPVGSALALKKGRSRKAGSAPKTAEDEVPEEEDDDIMDAGAIDDPEEDSDYNPAEDEPRGRQPKYSRTVPTSSEERPRRRPGRPRKFPRLEDMPQDVPEGGEVEPLVTSQSTPSRELQNSEAASSSGLENGTSESLVEPSISQSDSENKDPSSNTSPEEADVIPRRRGRPSRRFLGKKYRKYMGRRYYYKSPKPLMRPYLCRICGSRFLTHDDLRFHVNSHEANDPQLFKCLQCSYRSRRWSSLKEHMFNHVGSKPYKCEECNYTSVYKKDVIRHSTVHSRDRKKRADPPPKLNSFPCPVCNRIYPMQKRLTQHMKTHSTEKPHMCDKCGKSFKKRYTFKMHLLTHIQAIANRRFKCEFCDYVCEDKKVLLNHQLSHMNDKPYKCSFCKYSTFREDFLVSHMAVKHTGGKPFACEFCHFTTKHKKNLRLHVHCRHADSFEEWAQRHPEEPPCRRRPFFTLQQIEELKQQHSQVQAPAEPEASPPAPLGPVTYHTVQSVPGAEPPILSQDSLGGATIIYEQDVAGSAELATQTALDLLLNMSTQRELATGSLQVAVVKPGDSGEAEAPCEPQMQEEGAEMDAEEQQQQKLVTLHMAEPAETLVQEAYEEATLGGSELQQITIPFGGTTEYSIITPISEEIQAPGMLYSEEESPAETSHAVVVSEAVMTEEALKDHSNHYIMSSSVPGSQFHHIEPLSGDAAVPSPAEGQEAQPTGVKWPLVQCVTRQLQKDSSLSPASEGQEISSPKVKWPALQGMAKKLSCKVSTAKKLSCKISTAKKFSCKICTAMFTGRAEMESHKRAHIGPSTFKCPDCPFTAALWPEVRSHMVQHASLRPHKCTHCSFASKNKKDLRRHMLTHTNEKPFACQICGQRFNRNGHLKFHMQRLHSSEGKRPGAPAAAAQQTIILNSDEDTLATLQTALQSGQAVLAPERLQQALGQEHIIVAQEQSVTSQEEATYIQEITTADGQTVQHLVTSDNQVQYIIAQDGVQHLLPHEYVVVPEGHHIQVQDGQITHIQYEQGSQFLQEPQIQYMPVSPEQQLVTQAQLEAAAHSAVSAVADAAMAQAQGVFTAEATAEQIQQLQQGIHYDVITLAD is encoded by the exons ATGGAGGAGAATGCGGTGGAGAGCAGCAGCGACGCGGCCCCGCAGGCGGCGCGGGAGGAGCCCTCCGAGAGCGGCCTGGGCGTCGGGACCTCGGAAGCCGTGTCGGCAGACAGCAGCGACGCCGCCTCCACCCCCGGTCCCCTTTCCCGAGCGGATGATTCCGGTGTCGGCCAGAGCTCTGACAGCAGCGGGGTCTCCTTG GTGTCggagagcagctccagcacagaTGCCATTCCCCGGATTTACCTGCCAGACTCATCCTCCATTGCCCAGTCCACCTTGGTCTCCAGTGTGTCCACTGTGAGCCAGTCCATCATGGTGTCAGAGTCCCCACAAGTCCTGGTCCACTCCAGCGTCATCACTGATGGAGCCACAATCGTGTCAGACTCCACCGCGTCCACTTCCTCGGACCTAGGTTCTGCCATTGACAAAATCATCGAGTCCACAATTGGGCCTGACATCATTCAGA gcTGCATTGCCGTGACCAGTGCGGAGGATGGTGGAGCAGAAACTACGCAGTACCTCATTCTGCAAGGCCCTGATGATG GTGCCCCCATGGTGTCCCAGATGGCCACCTCTGCTCTGGCCAATAGCTTAGCAATAGAAGCTGTTGCTGATGGGCCTACCTCCACATGCCTTGACCAGCCCGGCCCTTCAGACCCTTCCGAGCAGCTGGAAGTGCTGGAGCTGCCCGCACAGCCAGATCAGGCCCGAGAGGTGGATGGTGGGGAAGAGCTGGACCAGCCAGACATGGAGACCCTGGAAGAGATgatggaggtggtggtggtgcagcAGTTCAAGTGCAAGATGTGTCAGTACAAGAGTGTCTCCAAGAAAACGCTAATTAACCACATGAAAGAACGGCACTTCCAGCCAG TGGGTTCAGCTCTGGCTTTGAAGAAAGGACGTTCACGAAAGGCAGGATCTGCTCCAAAGACTGCGGAAGATGAGGTCCCAGAAGAAGAAGATGATGATATCATGGATGCTGGTGCTATTGATGACCCTGAAG AGGACAGTGACTATAATCCAGCTGAGGATGAACCTCGTGGGCGACAGCCCAAATACAGTCGCACTGTCCCCACATCCAGCGAGGAGAGGCCGCGTCGACGCCCGGGCAGACCCCGCAAGTTTCCTCGCCTGGAGGACATGCCCCAGGATGTGCCTGAAG GAGGGGAGGTGGAGCCCTTGGTGACGTCCCAAAGCACACCGAGCCGCGAGCTGCAGAACTCGGAAGCAGCCAGTTCCTCTGGCCTGGAGAATGGGACCAGTGAGAGCCTGGTAGAGCCCAGCATCAGCCAGTCCGACTCCGAGAACAAGGACCCTTCCTCCAACACCAGCCCCGAGGAGGCAGACGTCATCCCCAGGAGGCGAGGGCGGCCCTCCCGCCGCTTCCTGGGCAAGAAATACCGCAAGTACATGGGGCGCAG GTACTACTACAAGTCACCCAAGCCCCTGATGAGGCCCTACCTGTGTCGGATCTGCGGCTCACGTTTCCTCACGCACGATGATCTGCGTTTCCACGTTAACTCGCACGAGGCAAATGACCCACAGCTCTTCAAGTGTCTTCAGTGCAGCTACCGCTCCCGGCGCTGGTCCTCCCTCAAG GAACACATGTTCAACCACGTGGGCAGCAAGCCTTACAAGTGTGAGGAGTGCAACTACACCAGCGTGTACAAGAAGGACGTCATCCGGCACTCCACAGTGCACAGCCGGGACAG gaaaaagagagcTGATCCG cccccaaAACTGAACTCCTTCCCGTGCCCAGTATGCAACCGTATCTACCCCATGCAGAAGAGGCTTACGCAGCACATGAAGACGCACAGCACAGAGAAACCACACATGTGTGACAAG TGTGGGAAGTCCTTTAAGAAGCGCTACACCTTCAAGATGCACCTGCTGACGCACATCCAGGCCATTGCCAACCGCAG GTTCAAGTGTGAGTTCTGTGACTACGTCTGCGAGGACAAAAAGGTTCTGCTGAACCACCAGCTGTCACACATGAATGACAAGCCCTACAAGTGCAGCTTCTGCAAGTACTCCACTTTCCGGGAGGACTTCCTCGTCTCGCACATGGCTGTCAAGCACACGG GAGGGAAGCCGTTTGCTTGTGAGTTCTGTCACTTCACCACCAAGCACAAGAAGAACCTGCGCCTCCACGTGCACTGCCGCCATGCCGACTCCTTCGAGGAGTGGGCGCAGAGGCACCCCGAGGAGCcgccctgccgccgccgccccttCTTCACCCTGCAGCAGATCGaggagctgaagcagcagcacagccaggtgCAGGCCCCGGCTGAGCCAGAGGCCAGTCCGCCG GCACCTCTTGGCCCCGTCACCTACCACACGGTCCAGTCTGTCCCAGGAGCAGAGCCCCCCATCCTCTCTCAGGATTCCCTGGGAGGGGCCACCATCATTTACGAACAAG ATGTGGCTGGATCAGCAGAACTGGCCACGCAGACCGCCCTGGATCTCCTGCTGAACATGAGCACTCAGCGAGAGCTGGCCACGGGCTCGCTGCAG GTGGCGGTGGTGAAGCCGGGTGATTCGGGAGAGGCGGAGGCCCCCTGTGAGCCACagatgcaggaggagggggcagagaTGGAcgctgaggagcagcagcagcagaagttggTGACACTGCACATGGCAGAGCCTGCAGAGACGTTGGTGCAGGAGGCTTATGAGGAGGCGACCCTGGGTGGCTCGGAGCTGCAGCAGATCACGATTCCCTTTGGTGGGACGACAGAGTACAGCATCATCACACCCATCAGTGAGGAGATTCAGGCTCCTGGCATGCTGTACAG TGAGGAGGAGAGCCCTGCAGAGACCTCCCACGCTGTTGTGGTGAGCGAAGCTGTGATGACAGAGGAGGCCCTGAAGGACCATAGCAATCACTATATCATGTCGTCCAGCGTCCCAGGGAGCCAGTTCCATCACATTGAG CCCCTCAGCGGGGACGCTGCTGTTCCCTCGCCTGCGGAGGGCCAGGAGGCACAGCCCACCGGTGTCAAGTGGCCCCTGGTGCAGTGTGTCACCAGGCAGCTCCAGAAGGACTCGTCTTTATCCCCAGCCTCCGAGGGGCAGGAAATCTCATCCCCAAAGGTCAAGTGGCCTGCGCTCCAAGGCATGGCCAAGAAGCTCTCGTGCAAGGTTTCTACAGCCAAGAAGCTCTCGTGCAAGATTTCCACAGCCAAAAAGTTTTCATGCAAGATTTGCACAGCCATGTTCACAGGGAGAGCAGAAATGGAGAGTCACAAGAGAGCCCACATTGGGCCTAGCACCTTCAAGTGTCCCGACTGTCCATTCACTGCAGCCCTCTGGCCGGAGGTTCGG AGCCACATGGTCCAGCATGCCAGCCTTCGGCCACACAAGTGCACCCACTGCAGCTTCGCCTCCAAGAACAAGAAGGACCTGCGCAGGCACATGCTGACGCACACCAATGAGAAGCCCTTTGCCTGCCAGATCTGTGGGCAGAG GTTCAACCGTAATGGGCACCTCAAGTTCCACATGCAGCGTTTGCACAGCTCAGAGGGGAAGAGGCCGGGGgcacctgcagctgctgcccagcagacCATCATACTGAACAGTGATGAGGACACACTGGCCACCCTGCAGA CGGCTCTGCAGTCCGGCCAGGCGGTGCTGGCTCCTGAGCGGCTGCAGCAGGCCCTGGGGCAGGAACACATCATTGTTGCACAGGAGCAGAGCGTCACGAGCCAG GAGGAGGCTACATACATCCAGGAGATCACAACTGCCGACGGACAGACAGTACAGCACTTAGTGACCTCTGACAACCAG GTTCAGTACATCATTGCCCAGGATGGCGTACAGCACTTGCTTCCCCATGAGTATGTTGTTGTCCCAGAGGGACATCACATCCAG GTACAAGATGGTCAGATCACCCACATCCAGTACGAGCAGGGCAGCCAGTTCCTCCAGGAGCCACAG atCCAGTACATGCCTGTCTCGCCTGAGCAGCAGCTTGTCACCCAGGCACAGCTGGAAGCAGCTGCACACTCAGCAGTCTCAG CAGTGGCTGATGCTGCGATGGCTCAGGCGCAGGGCGTGTTCACTGCCGAGGCGACGGCTGAGCAgatccagcagctgcagcaggggatCCATTATGACGTCATCACGCTGGCAGACTAG
- the ZNF335 gene encoding zinc finger protein 335 isoform X1, protein MEENAVESSSDAAPQAAREEPSESGLGVGTSEAVSADSSDAASTPGPLSRADDSGVGQSSDSSGVSLEEVSESSSSTDAIPRIYLPDSSSIAQSTLVSSVSTVSQSIMVSESPQVLVHSSVITDGATIVSDSTASTSSDLGSAIDKIIESTIGPDIIQSCIAVTSAEDGGAETTQYLILQGPDDGAPMVSQMATSALANSLAIEAVADGPTSTCLDQPGPSDPSEQLEVLELPAQPDQAREVDGGEELDQPDMETLEEMMEVVVVQQFKCKMCQYKSVSKKTLINHMKERHFQPVGSALALKKGRSRKAGSAPKTAEDEVPEEEDDDIMDAGAIDDPEEDSDYNPAEDEPRGRQPKYSRTVPTSSEERPRRRPGRPRKFPRLEDMPQDVPEGGEVEPLVTSQSTPSRELQNSEAASSSGLENGTSESLVEPSISQSDSENKDPSSNTSPEEADVIPRRRGRPSRRFLGKKYRKYMGRRYYYKSPKPLMRPYLCRICGSRFLTHDDLRFHVNSHEANDPQLFKCLQCSYRSRRWSSLKEHMFNHVGSKPYKCEECNYTSVYKKDVIRHSTVHSRDRKKRADPPPKLNSFPCPVCNRIYPMQKRLTQHMKTHSTEKPHMCDKCGKSFKKRYTFKMHLLTHIQAIANRRFKCEFCDYVCEDKKVLLNHQLSHMNDKPYKCSFCKYSTFREDFLVSHMAVKHTGGKPFACEFCHFTTKHKKNLRLHVHCRHADSFEEWAQRHPEEPPCRRRPFFTLQQIEELKQQHSQVQAPAEPEASPPAPLGPVTYHTVQSVPGAEPPILSQDSLGGATIIYEQDVAGSAELATQTALDLLLNMSTQRELATGSLQVAVVKPGDSGEAEAPCEPQMQEEGAEMDAEEQQQQKLVTLHMAEPAETLVQEAYEEATLGGSELQQITIPFGGTTEYSIITPISEEIQAPGMLYSEEESPAETSHAVVVSEAVMTEEALKDHSNHYIMSSSVPGSQFHHIEPLSGDAAVPSPAEGQEAQPTGVKWPLVQCVTRQLQKDSSLSPASEGQEISSPKVKWPALQGMAKKLSCKVSTAKKLSCKISTAKKFSCKICTAMFTGRAEMESHKRAHIGPSTFKCPDCPFTAALWPEVRSHMVQHASLRPHKCTHCSFASKNKKDLRRHMLTHTNEKPFACQICGQRFNRNGHLKFHMQRLHSSEGKRPGAPAAAAQQTIILNSDEDTLATLQTALQSGQAVLAPERLQQALGQEHIIVAQEQSVTSQEEATYIQEITTADGQTVQHLVTSDNQVQYIIAQDGVQHLLPHEYVVVPEGHHIQVQDGQITHIQYEQGSQFLQEPQIQYMPVSPEQQLVTQAQLEAAAHSAVSAVADAAMAQAQGVFTAEATAEQIQQLQQGIHYDVITLAD, encoded by the exons ATGGAGGAGAATGCGGTGGAGAGCAGCAGCGACGCGGCCCCGCAGGCGGCGCGGGAGGAGCCCTCCGAGAGCGGCCTGGGCGTCGGGACCTCGGAAGCCGTGTCGGCAGACAGCAGCGACGCCGCCTCCACCCCCGGTCCCCTTTCCCGAGCGGATGATTCCGGTGTCGGCCAGAGCTCTGACAGCAGCGGGGTCTCCTTG gaaGAGGTGTCggagagcagctccagcacagaTGCCATTCCCCGGATTTACCTGCCAGACTCATCCTCCATTGCCCAGTCCACCTTGGTCTCCAGTGTGTCCACTGTGAGCCAGTCCATCATGGTGTCAGAGTCCCCACAAGTCCTGGTCCACTCCAGCGTCATCACTGATGGAGCCACAATCGTGTCAGACTCCACCGCGTCCACTTCCTCGGACCTAGGTTCTGCCATTGACAAAATCATCGAGTCCACAATTGGGCCTGACATCATTCAGA gcTGCATTGCCGTGACCAGTGCGGAGGATGGTGGAGCAGAAACTACGCAGTACCTCATTCTGCAAGGCCCTGATGATG GTGCCCCCATGGTGTCCCAGATGGCCACCTCTGCTCTGGCCAATAGCTTAGCAATAGAAGCTGTTGCTGATGGGCCTACCTCCACATGCCTTGACCAGCCCGGCCCTTCAGACCCTTCCGAGCAGCTGGAAGTGCTGGAGCTGCCCGCACAGCCAGATCAGGCCCGAGAGGTGGATGGTGGGGAAGAGCTGGACCAGCCAGACATGGAGACCCTGGAAGAGATgatggaggtggtggtggtgcagcAGTTCAAGTGCAAGATGTGTCAGTACAAGAGTGTCTCCAAGAAAACGCTAATTAACCACATGAAAGAACGGCACTTCCAGCCAG TGGGTTCAGCTCTGGCTTTGAAGAAAGGACGTTCACGAAAGGCAGGATCTGCTCCAAAGACTGCGGAAGATGAGGTCCCAGAAGAAGAAGATGATGATATCATGGATGCTGGTGCTATTGATGACCCTGAAG AGGACAGTGACTATAATCCAGCTGAGGATGAACCTCGTGGGCGACAGCCCAAATACAGTCGCACTGTCCCCACATCCAGCGAGGAGAGGCCGCGTCGACGCCCGGGCAGACCCCGCAAGTTTCCTCGCCTGGAGGACATGCCCCAGGATGTGCCTGAAG GAGGGGAGGTGGAGCCCTTGGTGACGTCCCAAAGCACACCGAGCCGCGAGCTGCAGAACTCGGAAGCAGCCAGTTCCTCTGGCCTGGAGAATGGGACCAGTGAGAGCCTGGTAGAGCCCAGCATCAGCCAGTCCGACTCCGAGAACAAGGACCCTTCCTCCAACACCAGCCCCGAGGAGGCAGACGTCATCCCCAGGAGGCGAGGGCGGCCCTCCCGCCGCTTCCTGGGCAAGAAATACCGCAAGTACATGGGGCGCAG GTACTACTACAAGTCACCCAAGCCCCTGATGAGGCCCTACCTGTGTCGGATCTGCGGCTCACGTTTCCTCACGCACGATGATCTGCGTTTCCACGTTAACTCGCACGAGGCAAATGACCCACAGCTCTTCAAGTGTCTTCAGTGCAGCTACCGCTCCCGGCGCTGGTCCTCCCTCAAG GAACACATGTTCAACCACGTGGGCAGCAAGCCTTACAAGTGTGAGGAGTGCAACTACACCAGCGTGTACAAGAAGGACGTCATCCGGCACTCCACAGTGCACAGCCGGGACAG gaaaaagagagcTGATCCG cccccaaAACTGAACTCCTTCCCGTGCCCAGTATGCAACCGTATCTACCCCATGCAGAAGAGGCTTACGCAGCACATGAAGACGCACAGCACAGAGAAACCACACATGTGTGACAAG TGTGGGAAGTCCTTTAAGAAGCGCTACACCTTCAAGATGCACCTGCTGACGCACATCCAGGCCATTGCCAACCGCAG GTTCAAGTGTGAGTTCTGTGACTACGTCTGCGAGGACAAAAAGGTTCTGCTGAACCACCAGCTGTCACACATGAATGACAAGCCCTACAAGTGCAGCTTCTGCAAGTACTCCACTTTCCGGGAGGACTTCCTCGTCTCGCACATGGCTGTCAAGCACACGG GAGGGAAGCCGTTTGCTTGTGAGTTCTGTCACTTCACCACCAAGCACAAGAAGAACCTGCGCCTCCACGTGCACTGCCGCCATGCCGACTCCTTCGAGGAGTGGGCGCAGAGGCACCCCGAGGAGCcgccctgccgccgccgccccttCTTCACCCTGCAGCAGATCGaggagctgaagcagcagcacagccaggtgCAGGCCCCGGCTGAGCCAGAGGCCAGTCCGCCG GCACCTCTTGGCCCCGTCACCTACCACACGGTCCAGTCTGTCCCAGGAGCAGAGCCCCCCATCCTCTCTCAGGATTCCCTGGGAGGGGCCACCATCATTTACGAACAAG ATGTGGCTGGATCAGCAGAACTGGCCACGCAGACCGCCCTGGATCTCCTGCTGAACATGAGCACTCAGCGAGAGCTGGCCACGGGCTCGCTGCAG GTGGCGGTGGTGAAGCCGGGTGATTCGGGAGAGGCGGAGGCCCCCTGTGAGCCACagatgcaggaggagggggcagagaTGGAcgctgaggagcagcagcagcagaagttggTGACACTGCACATGGCAGAGCCTGCAGAGACGTTGGTGCAGGAGGCTTATGAGGAGGCGACCCTGGGTGGCTCGGAGCTGCAGCAGATCACGATTCCCTTTGGTGGGACGACAGAGTACAGCATCATCACACCCATCAGTGAGGAGATTCAGGCTCCTGGCATGCTGTACAG TGAGGAGGAGAGCCCTGCAGAGACCTCCCACGCTGTTGTGGTGAGCGAAGCTGTGATGACAGAGGAGGCCCTGAAGGACCATAGCAATCACTATATCATGTCGTCCAGCGTCCCAGGGAGCCAGTTCCATCACATTGAG CCCCTCAGCGGGGACGCTGCTGTTCCCTCGCCTGCGGAGGGCCAGGAGGCACAGCCCACCGGTGTCAAGTGGCCCCTGGTGCAGTGTGTCACCAGGCAGCTCCAGAAGGACTCGTCTTTATCCCCAGCCTCCGAGGGGCAGGAAATCTCATCCCCAAAGGTCAAGTGGCCTGCGCTCCAAGGCATGGCCAAGAAGCTCTCGTGCAAGGTTTCTACAGCCAAGAAGCTCTCGTGCAAGATTTCCACAGCCAAAAAGTTTTCATGCAAGATTTGCACAGCCATGTTCACAGGGAGAGCAGAAATGGAGAGTCACAAGAGAGCCCACATTGGGCCTAGCACCTTCAAGTGTCCCGACTGTCCATTCACTGCAGCCCTCTGGCCGGAGGTTCGG AGCCACATGGTCCAGCATGCCAGCCTTCGGCCACACAAGTGCACCCACTGCAGCTTCGCCTCCAAGAACAAGAAGGACCTGCGCAGGCACATGCTGACGCACACCAATGAGAAGCCCTTTGCCTGCCAGATCTGTGGGCAGAG GTTCAACCGTAATGGGCACCTCAAGTTCCACATGCAGCGTTTGCACAGCTCAGAGGGGAAGAGGCCGGGGgcacctgcagctgctgcccagcagacCATCATACTGAACAGTGATGAGGACACACTGGCCACCCTGCAGA CGGCTCTGCAGTCCGGCCAGGCGGTGCTGGCTCCTGAGCGGCTGCAGCAGGCCCTGGGGCAGGAACACATCATTGTTGCACAGGAGCAGAGCGTCACGAGCCAG GAGGAGGCTACATACATCCAGGAGATCACAACTGCCGACGGACAGACAGTACAGCACTTAGTGACCTCTGACAACCAG GTTCAGTACATCATTGCCCAGGATGGCGTACAGCACTTGCTTCCCCATGAGTATGTTGTTGTCCCAGAGGGACATCACATCCAG GTACAAGATGGTCAGATCACCCACATCCAGTACGAGCAGGGCAGCCAGTTCCTCCAGGAGCCACAG atCCAGTACATGCCTGTCTCGCCTGAGCAGCAGCTTGTCACCCAGGCACAGCTGGAAGCAGCTGCACACTCAGCAGTCTCAG CAGTGGCTGATGCTGCGATGGCTCAGGCGCAGGGCGTGTTCACTGCCGAGGCGACGGCTGAGCAgatccagcagctgcagcaggggatCCATTATGACGTCATCACGCTGGCAGACTAG